The DNA sequence CGCAAGAGCTTAAAGAGTTGATTCAGGCAAAATACATGGATAAACTGCAAGGGCGAAAATTGGTGATATTTAATCCAGGCGCAAATTGGCCTCCAAAGAGGTGGCCCGTGGACAACTTTGTGGGACTGGGCGTTAAGTTGATATCGAAATATAATGCCGTTATAGGAGTTATAGGCTACTCCGATGAGGAAGAAAGATTGGGCAAACAAGTTTTAAGCGCACTCGATAAAAATAGCGCATTAGACTTAACGGGCAAATTGCCTTTGAAAGAGCTAGGGGCATTACTTGAGTCATCATCTCTCTTTGTTACCAACGATACTGGGACGCTACACATAGGCAGCGCTGTTGGTGTTCCAATGGTTGGACTTTACGGTCCTTCAAGTCCCGAACGATATGGCCCCTGGGGCACGCGACATCGCATAGTTGCGCCTTCCCTTCCCTGCGCTCCGTGCATAGGTAAAAAGTGTTTGTACGGGGATTTTGCCTGTATCTCTAAAATAAAGGTTGAAGAGGTATTTAACGCCTGCGAAGAGCTCTTACATTAGGAGAGGTGAATTTTGTTGCTTTCAAATATAGAAGAACAGATCAAAGCCTCGATCGAGGTTAAAAAGATGATCCTGGATAAACCTTATCTAGAAGCGGTTGAAAGAGCCGCGAACTTA is a window from the Acetomicrobium flavidum genome containing:
- a CDS encoding glycosyltransferase family 9 protein, translated to MKINPQKIRKVLVIGLSCLGDMVMASAALWNLRLYLPSAKFTVWVGPRALGAVSEDPLWDEIFVYDRGGEFAGLPGRIKACKLMRLGSYDLVIDLRSTLMPLFSGAIYAPLWGLRECLLPKSLHEAERTLQAMTSIGVPIRIRQLRFYIPQELKELIQAKYMDKLQGRKLVIFNPGANWPPKRWPVDNFVGLGVKLISKYNAVIGVIGYSDEEERLGKQVLSALDKNSALDLTGKLPLKELGALLESSSLFVTNDTGTLHIGSAVGVPMVGLYGPSSPERYGPWGTRHRIVAPSLPCAPCIGKKCLYGDFACISKIKVEEVFNACEELLH